A genomic stretch from Theobroma cacao cultivar B97-61/B2 chromosome 4, Criollo_cocoa_genome_V2, whole genome shotgun sequence includes:
- the LOC18601836 gene encoding F-box/FBD/LRR-repeat protein At1g13570 isoform X1 translates to MEKPVKSDRISNLPWDVLNSILVHLPLRDVARTSLLSRKWRYKWTSLSQFVIDDKCFPYSLPDKTRWGEIRRIFHLVQSNHNGPIEKFKLAAYCYPDHSDLNEWINYLTVKGIKELILQDFSFIRRFKLPSCLFSCPRLICLELHGCILKLPPTFRGFNCLKSLQLAQVSIISETLEYLITSCPALERLTLLNIDHLAILRIRNQNLKYLKIDSEFEDIFLQSSPLLASVDIRMIPVDGRSMPWSEERDPSNLIRVLGCLYGIKKLTLSSYFIKFLANGILPVRLPRPLLNLLVLDLKEVRFNSFKDVAAFFSILRSSPNLEELIISVGHSNEVIRPVVDFLKDQCLYNFFFSQLKVVRIRGLCGTRPELEFLKLILAHSPVLEALTVVKYGSERVPESLLLHVERASEKLKITSLSL, encoded by the exons atggaaaagcCAGTGAAGTCAGATAGGATTAGCAATCTACCATGGGATGTATTGAACAGCATCCTCGTGCACCTGCCACTAAGAGATGTGGCTAGGACTAGTCTCTTATCAAGAAAGTGGAGATATAAGTGGACTAGCCTCTCGCAGTTTGTTATTGACGATAAATGCTTCCCCTATTCTTTGCCAGACAAAACCAGGTGGGGAGAGATTAGGAGAATCTTTCACCTGGTTCAATCAAATCACAATGGCCCAATAGAGAAGTTTAAGCTTGCTGCTTATTGCTATCCAGACCATTCTGATTTAAATGAGTGGATAAATTATTTGACGGTGAAAGGTATCAAGGAATTAATTCTTCAGGACTTCAGTTTTATTAGGCGTTTTAAATTGCCTTCGTGCCTTTTTTCTTGTCCTCGACTAATCTGCTTAGAGCTTCATGGCTGCATTTTGAAGCTCCCACCCACATTCAGAGGTTTTAATTGTCTCAAAAGTCTTCAGCTCGCTCAGGTTTCCATTATTAGCGAGACCCTAGAATATTTGATTACTAGCTGCCCTGCTCTTGAGAGACTGACCCTATTGAACATTGATCATTTAGCAATTCTTAGAATCCGCAATCAGAACTTGAAGTACTTGAAAATAGATTCTGAATTTGAAGATATCTTTCTTCAAAGCAGTCCACTTTTGGCCAGTGTTGATATTCGCATGATCCCTGTGGATGGAAGATCTATGCCTTGGTCAGAGGAAAGGGATCCTTCCAACCTAATCAGAGTTTTGGGCTGTCTATATGGTATCAAGAAGCTCACTTTGTcctcttattttattaag TTTCTTGCTAATGGCATTTTACCAGTGAGACTTCCAAGACCACTCCTTAATCTTTTGGTTCTTGACCTTAAAGAAGTAAGATTTAATAGTTTTAAGGATGTTGCAGCTTTCTTTTCCATACTTAGAAGCTCCCCAAATTTAGAGGAACTCATTATATCG GTTGGCCATTCAAATGAGGTCATCAGACCTGTTGTTGATTTTCTGAAAGATCAGTGCCTGTATAATTTCTTCTTCAGCCAACTTAAAGTGGTGAGGATCAGAGGCCTCTGTGGCACCAGACCTgaattggaatttttaaagCTCATACTTGCTCATTCTCCTGTCCTTGAGGCATTGACTGTAGTAAAATATGGAAGTGAGAGAGTTCCTGAATCATTGTTGCTGCATGTTGAGAGAGCTTCTGAAAAGTTGAAGATTACGAGCTTATCTTTGTAG
- the LOC18601836 gene encoding F-box/FBD/LRR-repeat protein At1g13570 isoform X2, which produces MEKPVKSDRISNLPWDVLNSILVHLPLRDVARTSLLSRKWRYKWTSLSQFVIDDKCFPYSLPDKTRWGEIRRIFHLVQSNHNGPIEKFKLAAYCYPDHSDLNEWINYLTVKGIKELILQDFSFIRRFKLPSCLFSCPRLICLELHGCILKLPPTFRGFNCLKSLQLAQVSIISETLEYLITSCPALERLTLLNIDHLAILRIRNQNLKYLKIDSEFEDIFLQSSPLLASVDIRMIPVDGRSMPWSEERDPSNLIRVLGCLYGIKKLTLSSYFIKVGHSNEVIRPVVDFLKDQCLYNFFFSQLKVVRIRGLCGTRPELEFLKLILAHSPVLEALTVVKYGSERVPESLLLHVERASEKLKITSLSL; this is translated from the exons atggaaaagcCAGTGAAGTCAGATAGGATTAGCAATCTACCATGGGATGTATTGAACAGCATCCTCGTGCACCTGCCACTAAGAGATGTGGCTAGGACTAGTCTCTTATCAAGAAAGTGGAGATATAAGTGGACTAGCCTCTCGCAGTTTGTTATTGACGATAAATGCTTCCCCTATTCTTTGCCAGACAAAACCAGGTGGGGAGAGATTAGGAGAATCTTTCACCTGGTTCAATCAAATCACAATGGCCCAATAGAGAAGTTTAAGCTTGCTGCTTATTGCTATCCAGACCATTCTGATTTAAATGAGTGGATAAATTATTTGACGGTGAAAGGTATCAAGGAATTAATTCTTCAGGACTTCAGTTTTATTAGGCGTTTTAAATTGCCTTCGTGCCTTTTTTCTTGTCCTCGACTAATCTGCTTAGAGCTTCATGGCTGCATTTTGAAGCTCCCACCCACATTCAGAGGTTTTAATTGTCTCAAAAGTCTTCAGCTCGCTCAGGTTTCCATTATTAGCGAGACCCTAGAATATTTGATTACTAGCTGCCCTGCTCTTGAGAGACTGACCCTATTGAACATTGATCATTTAGCAATTCTTAGAATCCGCAATCAGAACTTGAAGTACTTGAAAATAGATTCTGAATTTGAAGATATCTTTCTTCAAAGCAGTCCACTTTTGGCCAGTGTTGATATTCGCATGATCCCTGTGGATGGAAGATCTATGCCTTGGTCAGAGGAAAGGGATCCTTCCAACCTAATCAGAGTTTTGGGCTGTCTATATGGTATCAAGAAGCTCACTTTGTcctcttattttattaag GTTGGCCATTCAAATGAGGTCATCAGACCTGTTGTTGATTTTCTGAAAGATCAGTGCCTGTATAATTTCTTCTTCAGCCAACTTAAAGTGGTGAGGATCAGAGGCCTCTGTGGCACCAGACCTgaattggaatttttaaagCTCATACTTGCTCATTCTCCTGTCCTTGAGGCATTGACTGTAGTAAAATATGGAAGTGAGAGAGTTCCTGAATCATTGTTGCTGCATGTTGAGAGAGCTTCTGAAAAGTTGAAGATTACGAGCTTATCTTTGTAG
- the LOC108661593 gene encoding F-box/FBD/LRR-repeat protein At1g13570-like: protein MNWFSCSMDYIRVKEKQPQNTENLQETNLDRLSYLSAEILDFILEKLPMKDAIKTSILSKEWRYNWCSVSQLTIDWDGRKGIWYLISSTINQYLLNHDGNIDKLSFRSRYIYSDRTYFYWIDVLSRKGVRELVFEMQYSLCTLTLICSLFACQQLNHLQLFNCEIKLPEMFQGFKFLASLNLHPVRISQNDLERVILDCAALERLTLLSIPKLGHLKIHAPNLKYLKFSSSSKSGFGLENTPRFKNF, encoded by the coding sequence ATGAATTGGTTTTCTTGCTCTATGGATTACATTCGAGTGAAGGAGAAGCAGCCTCAAAATACTGAAAATTTACAAGAAACAAACTTGGACAGACTCAGCTATCTTTCAGCGGAGATTTTAGACTTCATCCTTGAGAAATTACCGATGAAGGATGCAATTAAGACAAGCATCTTATCGAAAGAGTGGAGATATAATTGGTGTTCAGTTTCACAGCTAACAATTGACTGGGATGGTAGAAAAGGCATATGGTATCTGATTAGCTCAACTATCAATCAATACCTACTTAACCACGATGGGAACATTGACAAGTTGAGTTTCAGAAGCAGATATATCTACTCGGATCgaacatatttttattggaTTGACGTTCTATCAAGGAAAGGTGTTAGGGAGTTGGTTTTTGAGATGCAGTACAGTCTCTGTACTCTCACGTTGATTTGTTCACTGTTTGCCTGTCAACAATTGAATCACTTGCAGCTCTTCAATTGTGAAATCAAGCTTCCTGAAATGTTCCAAGGATTCAAGTTTCTTGCCTCCCTCAACCTCCATCCTGTTCGAATATCTCAAAATGATCTTGAAAGGGTAATCCTTGACTGCGCTGCTCTTGAGAGATTGACCCTGCTAAGCATTCCTAAGTTGGGGCATCTTAAAATTCATGCACCAAACCTTAAATACCTCAAGTTTAGTTCCTCTTCAAAAAGTGGATTCGGTCTTGAAAATACTCCacgttttaaaaatttttag
- the LOC18601838 gene encoding protein ODORANT1, with product MGRQPCCDKVGLKKGPWTAEEDKKLINFILTNGQCCWRAVPKLAGLLRCGKSCRLRWTNYLRPDLKRGLLSEYEEQMVIDLHAQLGNRWSKIASHLPGRTDNEIKNHWNTHIKKKLRKMGIDPLTHKPLSNTEQQPQQQQQQEQKLQASKAAVKSQADKTKEPETSLQSTITEAKEEGKSMTSPLFDTMEMMNNGFCTDEVPLIEPHEILVPACAPSTSSSSSSSSDSSKFLEELQFPDFEWPSDYNTGSNNNNNSMSLWDDDLSSWDLLINDDSDTSKLALDSSSSPLIQCPRMAFDQDSWTYELL from the exons ATGGGACGGCAACCATGCTGTGACAAAGTCGGGTTGAAGAAAGGGCCATGGACTGCAGAGGAGGATAAGAAGCTTATCAACTTCATCCTCACCAATGGCCAATGCTGTTGGAGAGCTGTTCCTAAGCTTGCAG GATTATTGAGGTGTGGTAAGAGTTGCAGACTGAGATGGACAAACTATCTTAGGCCAGACCTGAAAAGAGGCCTTTTATCTGAATATGAAGAGCAAATGGTCATTGATCTGCATGCTCAACTTGGCAACAG ATGGTCTAAGATTGCTTCTCATCTCCCTGGAAGAACTGATAATGAGATCAAGAACCATTGGAATACTCACATCAAGAAAAAACTGAGGAAAATGGGCATTGATCCTCTCACCCACAAGCCACTATCTAATACTGAACAACAACCCCagcagcaacaacaacaagagCAAAAGCTACAAGCTTCAAAAGCTGCTGTCAAGTCTCAAGCGGACAAAACCAAGGAGCCTGAAACATCCCTACAATCAACAATCACTGAAGCCAAGGAGGAAGGCAAGAGCATGACAAGCCCATTGTTTGACACAATGGAGATGATGAACAATGGTTTCTGCACAGATGAAGTTCCATTAATCGAACCCCATGAAATCTTGGTCCCTGCTTGTGCaccatcaacatcatcatccTCATCCTCTTCTTCTGACTCTTCCAAGTTCCTTGAAGAATTGCAGTTTCCTGACTTTGAGTGGCCCTCAGATTACAACACGGgtagcaacaacaacaacaacagtATGAGCTTGTGGGATGATGATTTAAGCAGTTGGGATTTGCTAATCAATGATGATAGTGACACATCCAAGCTAGCTCTTGATTCA